A stretch of DNA from Acidobacteriota bacterium:
GCTGTGCCTCGGGGTAACGCTTTGGGAATTCGTAGATGTTCGTGAATTCCGCTCCCCGCCATGCAAAGATCGACTGGGCATCGTCGCCGACGACCATCACGTTGCGGTGCTTTACCGCCAGCAGGTCGATGATCTCGGCCTGCAGCCGGTTCGTGTCCTGATATTCATCGACGAGGATGTGCTGAAACTGCTCGGCGTAAAGCTCGGCGATCTCGCGTTTTTCGACCAGTAGCTGTTTGAGCTTGAGCAGCAGATCGTCGTAGTCCATCAGGTTCCGCTCGTGCTTGCGGGCCTGATAAACGGCATCTACGCGTTTGATCTGCGAGGTCAGCATCTCAAAATACGGGTACTTTCCCGCGATCACATTCTCAAGCGGCAGGTCCGTGTTGTTGGCGTAGCTGATGATGTCCTGGATGACCTCGGCCTTTGGGAAACGCTTTGTTTTCGTGTCGATGGCGGCTTCGTCGATGCAGACGTTGATAAGGTCCTTGGCGTCTTCGCTATCGAGTATCGAATAGTTCGCGTCGTAGCCGAGCGAAGAGGCGTGTCGGCGGAGAATGAGGTTGGCGATGCGGTGAAACGTCCCGCCCCAAACGCGGTGGACGTTTTGCGAACCTGTTAAGGCCTCGACCCGGCGGAGCATTTCACGCGACGCCCGGTTCGTAAAGGTCGCAAGCAATATCCGCTGCGGCGAAACGCCCTGCTCAAGCAAATACGCCACGCGATATGTTATCGCCCGCGTCTTGCCCGTCCCGGCCCCCGCAACCACCAGCGTAGCCTTCGGCTGAGCCGTCACCACCGCAAACTGCTCCTCATTCAGCTCGCTCTTGTACCGAGTAAGCCGCTCCGGCAGGGAACTCGCGTCCCGCTTGATAACATAGCGTGCCATAAATCTCGTTTCATTTATAGCACGCTATGCCGAGAGTTAGAAGTCTGTTTACGGGATCAATCGACCTCGAAGCTTACGTTGACGACAGCGGTCATGTCCTTTTCTATGGTCGAGGTGTCGTACATTCCATAGTCTGAGACCTCGGTCGAGTCGGCGGCGGTTATCTGGAGCACGCCCATCTTTGCCGAGCGGACGGAGCCGATGGAGTTGCCGGTCGATTGTGCGATCCGCTCGGCGCGTTCCTTGGCGTCCTTGGCGGCCTCGCCGAGCATTTCTATCTTCAAGTCGCCGATCTTCGTGTAGTAATACTGCGGCGTCTTTGATTCGATAAGAATGCCCTGGTTGATAAGCTCCGTTGCCTCGCGGGCGATCTGGGCGATCTTTTGCACATCGTTGGACCGAACCTCGATCTGTTGCGAGAGGGTGTAGCCGGTTATCTCGCCGGTGTCGTTTCCTTCCGAGTCGCGGCGTTTGAGCGTATTGGTCGAGATGGCCGAAACGGTCATCTGGTCCTCAGCGATGCCCTTTTGCAAGAGATACTGCTTGATCCGCGGAATGTTGTCGGCAAGCTGGCGATAGGCATCGGCGAGCTGCGGCGACTGGGCCGCAATGCCGGCGTTCCATAAAACAAGGTCCGACGTGATTCGCTTTTTGGCGGACCCGGTAACGGTTATCGCCTCGTCGCCGCGTTTCGCCGCGGAATAGAACCAGCCGAAGATCAAGGCGGAGAGCACCATCGCGATCGCGATGGCCAGTCCGCCATTTTGCCAGATCGGAGATCTCATTTCACTCATATATTTACTCCTGCCGCAGGGCAAGCGGCGGCAATGCAGGTGCGCGTTCGACGAGATGACGATATACCCGTCGGGCTCGCGTGTCAATGAAAAGTTTCCGCCGCGTCCATCGCCGAGGTGTTTGCAAATGCTGACCTCGGCGGTTACGATTGCGGTTAAAGAAAATTCTCTTTAAAGGGGCGACAAAACGATGAAATTTCCGGGTGGAATGGACATAAATTCAATGATGAAGCAGGCTCAGCAGATGCAGGAAGAGATG
This window harbors:
- a CDS encoding SIMPL domain-containing protein, giving the protein MSEMRSPIWQNGGLAIAIAMVLSALIFGWFYSAAKRGDEAITVTGSAKKRITSDLVLWNAGIAAQSPQLADAYRQLADNIPRIKQYLLQKGIAEDQMTVSAISTNTLKRRDSEGNDTGEITGYTLSQQIEVRSNDVQKIAQIAREATELINQGILIESKTPQYYYTKIGDLKIEMLGEAAKDAKERAERIAQSTGNSIGSVRSAKMGVLQITAADSTEVSDYGMYDTSTIEKDMTAVVNVSFEVD